A single window of Nicotiana sylvestris chromosome 3, ASM39365v2, whole genome shotgun sequence DNA harbors:
- the LOC104231667 gene encoding uncharacterized protein, producing MSFWFLVLIFWFAEKIAVASLCCWLEHHSLFSAFIRLISASFFVRFRGVRDSASISRFSAIRLSWDQIVLVYVHSRIPKEWQLAFLCTIETSIRSLALKMQWEPPVDQGYPGCRSKCLLFIGDS from the exons ATGTCCTTCTGGTTTTTGGTATTAATTTTCTGGTTTGCTGAGAAAATCGCTGTTGCCTCCCTTTGCTGTTGGCTTGAGCATCATTCGCTGTTCTCGGCCTTCATCCGGCTCATTTCAGCCTCATTCTTTGTTCGATTTAGAGGAGTTCGAGATTCAGCCTCCATTTCTAGATTTTCGGCAATTAG ATTGAGTTGGGATCAAATTGTTCTCGTATATG TCCATAGCAGAATTCCGAAAGAGTGGCAACTTGCTTTCTTATGTACAATTGAAACTAGTATAAGATCACTCGCCCTGAAGATGCAATGGGAGCCTCCAGTGGACCAAGGTTATCCGGGATGCAGAAGCAAGTGCTTGCTCTTTATAGGGGATTCCTAA